The nucleotide window ACGATCGGCAAGAATGCCCAGAAACTCGCGCACCCCTCGCTTGATTTCGGCAGGAGACACGTCATCATAGGCTCGGGCGAGATGATCGACCATGTCATCGATCGTCCATTCGCCCGTGCAAAGACGGGCAATCGCCGCGGCGGTGTCGTTCAGGGCAAGCCCTGTTTCTGGGTATAACAGCAGGTGGCGGCCGGTATGCCGATCGACTCGAAGGCGAACTTTCGGGCTAAGCCGAGGTCTGATCGCGATGATGGGCATAGGCTCTGCGCTTTCGTTCTGATCCCGTTTCGACATAGGCCAAGAAGAGATGATCGAGCATGGTCCACAAAATATCGGCCTTCTTGATCAAGGCATTCACGCATCGTTCTTGGAGGGCATAGGTGGTCGCGTGCTGAACCACGAATTCGACGGCCTGGTTCGAATCAAGCGTTGCGCGAGCGATGCGCAACTGAAAATACTCCAAGCACTCCGCGCTCACCCAGGGATAATGTCGTCTCCAGGCTTCGAGGCGCCGCGCCATGAGAGAGGGCGCAAACAATTCCGTGAGCGAGGAGGCCACCGCTTCGATAAGCGGAGCCTCATGGACGAATCCGACATATTCGTCGCATGCGAGCCTGACTCCCGGGAGCACGTATCGATGGCTCTTCACCTCCTCGGCGTCGAGTCCGACGCCTCGCGCCAATTCAAGCCAGAGGGCGAGTCCGCCTTCCCCTTCCTGGTCGCCGTCATGGTCCCGAATGCGGCGGAGCCACATTCGCCGAAAGGCCGGGTCATCGGATTTCGCGATGACGAACGCATCCTTGATGGGAATTCGTGTTTGATAGTAGTAGCGGTTCAGCACCCACTGCCGTAGCTGGGTCTTCGTTAACTTCCCGTCGTGCATCAGTGTATGGAAAGGATGGTGGTCATGGTAACGACGAGAGCCTTCCCGCTTGAGCCATTCGATAAAGACATCCTGTGGGAGTCGATCCCGATGGTGATTGTCCTTCATCGTCACAATAGGATCTCCATCCCGTCCCATGCGACTCCCCACCCTGCCGCCGCAACGAGTTGTCGTTCGTGAGAATCCTCTCGTATCATGGGATTGGTGTTGTTGATATGGGTGAACACCCGGCGAGGAGCGGCGATATTCGAAAGCCGCGACAGACTTCCCTCTGATCCGCCGACGGGACAATGGGCGAGATCTTCCGCCGATTTTTCAAGGAAGCCCGGCGCGGAGAGCTCATCACTCGACCAGAACGTCCCGTCGAACATCACGCAATCGGCACCTTCGAGCGCATTGAGAACCGAGGGCGTGATCCGGCCGACAGCGGGGAAATAGGCCAGCACTCCTCCCGTGAGCAAGTGGCGAAATCGGAGTCCGATATTCACCTCCGTCTCGACGGATGAAACGAGTCCTTCCAAATGGATCGGAAGCTTGCCCGGAGCGGCCACGGCCGTCACCGTCAGATCCGACGGTCTTCCGGCCGCATCCGACACCGGTTCC belongs to Candidatus Nitrospira nitrificans and includes:
- the pqqD gene encoding pyrroloquinoline quinone biosynthesis peptide chaperone PqqD, translating into MPIIAIRPRLSPKVRLRVDRHTGRHLLLYPETGLALNDTAAAIARLCTGEWTIDDMVDHLARAYDDVSPAEIKRGVREFLGILADRGLLRCAT
- the pqqC gene encoding pyrroloquinoline-quinone synthase PqqC, with the protein product MGRDGDPIVTMKDNHHRDRLPQDVFIEWLKREGSRRYHDHHPFHTLMHDGKLTKTQLRQWVLNRYYYQTRIPIKDAFVIAKSDDPAFRRMWLRRIRDHDGDQEGEGGLALWLELARGVGLDAEEVKSHRYVLPGVRLACDEYVGFVHEAPLIEAVASSLTELFAPSLMARRLEAWRRHYPWVSAECLEYFQLRIARATLDSNQAVEFVVQHATTYALQERCVNALIKKADILWTMLDHLFLAYVETGSERKRRAYAHHRDQTSA
- the pqqB gene encoding pyrroloquinoline quinone biosynthesis protein PqqB; this encodes MRLRVLGSAAGGGFPQWNCACVNCGDMRKGLIAASHRTEESISLSADEDNWFLVNASSDIRAQIESCAFLHPRRSRSTPIQAIFLTNGDLDHCLGLLSLRENHRLVLYATDSVRRGFTEGNVFYRTLQRFAGQVTWRTLKLDVEEPVSDAAGRPSDLTVTAVAAPGKLPIHLEGLVSSVETEVNIGLRFRHLLTGGVLAYFPAVGRITPSVLNALEGADCVMFDGTFWSSDELSAPGFLEKSAEDLAHCPVGGSEGSLSRLSNIAAPRRVFTHINNTNPMIREDSHERQLVAAAGWGVAWDGMEILL